The nucleotide sequence atatatccgatatatatcttgatatatatcccttgatatatatcctcgaaccctgttCACAATATCTCAATATCTTTATCTATACAATCAATCAGTACACTAGGGTCGTATCGCATCAATCTCTCATCTCAAATGTCGATTGAATGACATGTACCTATATATTTGTTACAATCATTGTCAAAATCGGATAAACAAAAACCAGATAAGGTCACAGTACACTTTAAATCATAAATTAGTGTATGGCGAAAATAATGTCACGTTATGAGGGTAGTTGTAAAAAATGCACAAGTTATACTTGTCAAAACTATATCGCCCTAGTAATGTGTTGGGCCGTCGCCATTGGTGTCGCGGAAGTCTTAAGGTGGCCGTTCACGCTGCGACAGAGAAGCGACCGAGACGAGAGACCACGGCCGTTACTTGACTTTAGGTAATGTATTATGCGTCAGTTCGCGAGCGAGacagactaatgcccgttttcaccatcaatccctgattttcaagtgacccctatgaaaacaaaatgccttttgtggtgttaccataggggtcacttaaaaattaggcattgatggtgaaaacgtgcATAAGTTATGTAAATGTCGTAGTCTCCCGTCTCGATCCGCCTTGAATGTTGTAACCTTAATGCTGCACCATTTAAGCGaagacggaacgccgcggaggttttagttgTCTTAGTTTTAGGGATTTGTGCaattttaagctattttcatGTCAAAACGTGTACTAACCTTGATGAACTCCTTGATGGTGGTCGCCTCCTTGAACTCAACCTCGGTGACGGCGGCGAGGGCCAGCAGGTTCTTGAATCCGTTGGCGATGGAGTGCGGCGCCGACGCCAGCGTGGGGTAGCCCATCGCTAACGAAGCGGCCGCCACGTTGGCCACGCCCTCCATGAACTTGGCGCGAAGGTCTTCCGGCTTGATGTCGAGGATGGCCGGCGCGAAGATGGTGCCAGAGTCGTACACCTGGAGTGTGGGAATGATTTGTGTCAGTctggtcgctgagcacgtagaattttgtccaatgaactcaagctacctatccttatcactcgcgcgcgcgtaatgagggctatcgtttttatacttaacagttggcacccctggcgattgacaggaccttactctacagtggcgccatcttgatgagtgcaaatgcgatagtcctcctaccactttagcgctcaccagttggtgccactgtcttcgctactagcaagtgacaggaccttactctacagtggcgctaactggtgagcgccaaaacgatagccctcattatattgctgtcgcgactgtgtgacgagcggcagcagtgagtgtgcgagcagaCTATAGGAAGATTtcacaatattattttaggtaAATGAATCAATACGAAACCACTTACAGCCTTCTTCTAGACAagctagtgagcgcgtttgatgtaaatttACACTAGGCCCTCAGAGCGAAGGCCTTTCGATACTATAACTGTCACATTTTGTTGTTTAGGGGGTTCAGTTCCTCTCAAAATAATATTAGCATGAGAAATTCATGTAATCTTGATACCTCTTCTACGTAGAGGACAGATAGATACATTATTTATGAATGTCTGTTtgcaattgaaataaaaattggtTACTGAACCAATCAAGAACAAATCAAAGTGCAATCAATTTACCAAAGGTAAATTATCAGAGTGCACAGGTAAAGTGCAAACTGTACTCAACACTTTGGATAATGGAGATCATTAGATAGATGAGTTTGGATTGACCAGCAGTTCATTTATCTTAGCAGTTTctcaaaataatttgtttaaaacaCCCTCATATAGGGCTCACAGGAACACAGGTTCTTGTGAGTACAGACTCAAGATCTAGTTTACAACTAGTGCAGGGCttccaaaaaaattttttttttactatgacGCGCGACGCAGTTTGGGAAGCCTTGACCTAGAGTATTATTTATATCTCACCTGCTTGACGACAAGACCGTACGAGAAGGGAGAGATGTTCAACATGTTGAGGAGAGTGGCTTCGGAGGCTCCCACCTTGTCGCCGGGCTTCAAGATGTGGACATCGTTGATGATTTCAATGGTACCTGGAATAGCATTGTTTTACATCAGTAAACATGAAATTTTGCTTTTACTAAaaggcgcagttacactatgcgggaaattgatcgAGGCATAAAATATAGTGTAAACTCACACTTCAGTTAGTTTCGCcgcgtcgcccatacttcggtgtgcgtTCTCGCGCTTCGTCTCTGTCAATTTCCCGcagtgtaactgcgccattaCATATCAAGTTTTCTTAGTGAAATAATGTATCTCCAAAATGCCGATGCAATATCCACATAGGACCAATCACACCAGGATAAATTTAAAGAGTTAATTTTGTCTGAAAGCGAAGCCAGAGAGTCTACAGATACTCCCAGGTATTAGAACAGACATGGTCAACAGTGATGTTGCAACTGCATGAATTTGTCTTTAAAATACATGCTTTGGAACAtcttctatagtctggtctgtgagcacgtagaattttgtccaatgaccccaagctacccatccttatcgctcacgcgtaattatgttgctgttgcgctctcacactcactgcgggcgcccgtcgcacagtcgcgacagcaatataattacgcgcgagcgataaggatgggtagcttggggtcattggacaaaattctacttgctcacagaccgggctttacatgCACAGAGAGTGAAGATACCAGTCACTAAATTACTTTCTAAGGCAGAGTCCACACTACGGCTAAACCGCCGCGGTTTTTAACCGCGCGACTTTATAATCAAGTAAAACTAATGCAAGCGTCTGCAATGCGGCTTTTTGCGGTTTGGCGGTTTACCGCTTGCGGGAAAAAACCGTAGTGCGGACTCAGCCTAAAGGTCAATTGACTGCAGCAACTGGTGACCAAATTAAGTTGATAAGGAACCGAAATATCATTACAGTTGGtgtaaatatgaaatatatCAGATAAGACTCTCACCCTTGGAAATCTTGGTGGGGATGGACAGAGCCTGGAAGAAGGAGGTCTTCTCGGGACCAAGACCGGTGTTGTGTGCCGGGATGACGACGGCAAGCGGCGCGATGGCTCCAGGACGGGCCGGCGCGCGCACCTTGTTCTCCAGAAGCTTGTCACGGACCTGATACAGAAAAGTATTGTTATAAATACAGAAAAGTAAGGGTTAAGTAAGCTAGctgttgaaattaatttataacagtGGATCTACACAGCCTGGCAGCACTGCCGGCGGCTAGATCCAAAGCTAAGCCACCGATAAGGATGTTTCTTCAAACTTTCTCCCTGTTACCACTTGCCAGGGGCCTAGCTGTGTGAATCCACCATAATGTGCAGTTTTTAGAGAACTTTATAATTGATTGTATCCTTGAAATGCCAGTGCAATATCCATAACTAAGACAATCACACTAGGATAAATTCAAAGAGTTACTTTAGTCTGAAAGCGAAGCCTGTGAGTTGACATCAACACCCAGGTATTAGAACAGACAAGGATTTACCTGCTTTTTAGGTATTAGAATGTGCTGCATAGTTTTGATATACAAGTCATTATGAAATTGGTGCATAATTTTGTGCTTACCTCGACAAGGTCACCACGGGTGAAGACGAAGCCGACATTGCCCTTGATGTGGGGCAGCAGCTTCTCAAGAGCCGGGTTGGTCTCCAGATGGTCCTTGATGGCCTTGCGCATCATGGTGTTCTTTCCCATCAACACAATGCTGTGCCCACGCAGAGAAATACGGATCTGCTGCATCTGCGTTGAGCCTACGTTGTCTGCACCCACAAGGAAACATTTTGGGTACTCGTCTAGAAGTTGCTGAAATAGAACAATCACTGTAAACAACATGCCAACAGCATTTTGAGGTTATGTCCAGAAAATCAGTGATAGGAACTTACGATGATCCTGATGAAGTAGTTGGACTTCCAGGTTGCCTTGTCCTCCCTACCCATCTTGAAGTGTGTAGGGACTTCGTTGAAATTTAAGGACTGAAAGTAGAAAGTTTGGTTGTGATCGACGTCGGCATTTACCAAGTATTTTTTGGGAAAACCCTTTAAATAGACACATAATCTTGTGAATATATCTAATTTATATGCACAACGctaatatttgatttgatttcaagcAAGATTGTACAAATAATTCACGATTTTTCACTCACCAAGACAAAACGCACAAACTCAGTGCGGGACAAAAATGGTGAAGAATTTAACCTAGTGGTTGCTAATCTGTCAAAAGTTATCGAGTTCTATAtcgattaatttttattcacttacgaaaactaattttattatcaaagtTATTCAGAATTTATTCAGCTGCTTATATTTCTATATtagaatttaagttttttattataaaaataaataaaaacttaaattcaATTTTTGTTCTATAGTTCTCTAACAACCTATGAATAAATCGgaataaataaactaactatAACGAATGACAAACATGAtgttcgagcctcgaggaattAGTAAGACAAAAAGTTAAGCTGCCGTGATTATCATGACTTATAAAAGTTTGTTTACTATTATAGACATTGAGCGAGGACCTTGATTTAGATTCTGTCTTTACTATTTATGGGtgatttaatttgaaaattcaATATAATCTTCCACGAAATACAAACAACActatggtaaaaaaaataaaaaaatggctaTTGCTGATTTTGACAAGCGGGTTACTTTTTTGTCAAACTGTCATTTTCTGTGAAATTGTGGGAAAGATTCAGTTTTTTTAGCAATTTACACACTAAATTCTAGAGGAATGACTAGTTCCTTTTCAGTGGATATTGTATTTCTTGGGTTACAAtagcaaaattgtttttttctaGTTCTAAGATTGTTTACCTTTACAAAAATGTCGTTGTTTCGTAAGCCAAAAAAGATTCAACGGCGCATGTTTTGCGCTGACGACGACGAGGATGGTGAACCGGAGCCGCCTCCGCCGCCGGTCATCAGCCGTGAGAGAGAGAGGAAGGAAAACAAACCGGTTAAAACCAAGTCCCTTTTGAGTTTTGCTGATGAAGGTAACCTCTCCGAGAAGCTTGGCTAGCTTTGGCATCATATTCCTACTGTACTAATATAATTTATACCTTTCTCGTTTCtgtttaattaaatacaatGAAGGGAAATTAGATACAGCTGAAAAGAACTGTTACTTCTGCATGATTTGATACTTGGAAATTGATAAAATACATCAGCACCATTGAAGTTAATATTATGCATATACTGGGATAGAGTGGAAATGGCACAGTTAACGAAGCCATTACAGCATACAACCTGTTTGCTTCCTTTCTTGTATACCATCCATGATCTATAGTAATTTCCATTTATCTACACAATAGTCACTTTACACTTAAAATTATGACCAAGACCCTGGTGTATCTGCTGAGAAGAAAAAAGATTAAAGTTAATTCTCTCAAATTCTTGGTCTTGCCATTATTTCTAGATACATTGACAATGTTAGTCTGTTAGGTTTTACAGTATTGCTTAGATTTGTTAAGGGACCCGATATATGCTGTGGTGTGTTGCCTACTTACAGAGGAAGAAGATGCAGAAGTGTTCAAAGTGAAAAAGTCGTCTCAGAGCAAGCGTCTCGCTAAACGCAGGGAAAAGGAGAGACGCAAGGCTCCCGATggtgataataataaatatgacaATAATGTTAATGAGGTAATATGCTTCTTAAGCACCTGATGTAGTTACTTTTTATAATCATATCAATAAAActtgtttattattatatttgagTGTGAAACATTCATGCTGCAAATTatgatattttatgtataaaaattgGACTTACTAaaggtaaattattttttaaaaggacattgggaactttaatatgagaaaatgccccaggGCGGACAaaaatgaaacgtattttattttaaagctttatacttgtaggtatattcacttaaagcgctatgttgtgagatatgggaattctgagatatgacgagtctaagttgaaaatatatttgtctaaaatgatttgatatttttacatgttatgttgtttggcattgcagagtaaccaataaaagtaaataaaataatataaataaataaaaaatataaataaaataatataaataaataaaatattataaatacttaaattaatattagacaacatctcatattactccaacccaaaataagtagctaaggcatttgtgttatggaaatcgggaacgacgaaccacaacacatacaaaccagagacaatatgaaaagatcgttttctatattgtcccggccgggaatcgaacccgggacctcaggattggcccggcacaccttgaaaaccggtgtgtgcgcctctccgccacggaggtcgtcaaaaatgttacctaaatgtaaaataaaataaaatattaaaacttcattttctcaatattcccatataagagagaaaaaaaaatgcatggaaattcattggatattagtatgtatcatctgtgataggtttcgtttgtgtccgctacttttcgaaaagtggggcaaaaagttcccaatgtcatttgtTCAAGATTtaatactaattaattatacacataaaaGTAATAGTATGATAGAACAATTgtaattttatacaatttatcacatttgaaattgtaattttttttttttgtattccaTTGGTGAAAAGTGGAATGCCTTTGTAATAGGGTACCTTCCCTACAAAATCCTACAATATATGCAACATTATCTGATTGGGATGCTAAAAGCATTACTATGAATGAAAAAACAAGATGGGACAAAATACATGATTGTGTCCTAAGGTAGATCCTATTAGCCTTTAttgaaaactaaattaaaattgcCCTAAATCAATgttaaaaattttagttttaatcTTATGCCATATTATCGACATTATGAATGTATCTTCAATTGTGAACACCAATAAACTTCTACAATAAACCTTTCAACATCCAGGACGAAACGCCGAACAACTTAAACAGCCAGCCGCAGCCGAAATCGAAAAAGAAAGTTACGTTAGAAGGTCTGATTCTGTCCGGACGGGAGGCGTTAGCGGCGGACGGCGCCGGCGACGTGTCGGACAGCCCGGACGAAGAGGAGGAGGACTCGCGGGGCTTCCACAAGTACCGCGCGGAAACCGTCCGGGCGGCGCTGGCGGTCGCGCCCGGACACATTCCGGACGCCGCGCTCATCCACGCGGCGCGGAAGACCCGACAGCAGGTATGAGAGGTGAGGGACTAAGCGAGCCGTCACCGATGCTGGGATGTCCTTCTTTTGAGTTCGAAGATAAGTTTTAGGTTGCCAGTGTGGAGAGTTTCCTTTTAGCCTTCAAGTCACGTGTGCGCAGGCAGACGGGTATTTGGTTTTCGGTGCGATTTTCCTGTTGTGTGGTAAGACGTCTGGTATTAACTACTAAAGTGAcctttataaaatttataagtACTTATGAGATCTATACTTTAGTTTGAAGCTGGGGCATAAATAGATGAAGTAGAGCACTAAGAAATAATATTTCAGCTAGCGCCATCAATTGTGGTACGAGAGCCAGCATGACTTCTcttcagaaataaaaaataaatctcaatCTATTCATCCCTTTCATACTTGAGAGATGCTAAGCTAACACGATATGTGTGACAGAAACCGATTGCTATCTGATACTGTTATACATGCCAGTACCACGAGCAAAATGAGAACTATTTTCAaacttcactttttccaaataatTACACGTATGAAATAGACAGCGCTAAACTGAAACTCGAATATCATAATTCTGTGTCCACACCGGGCGCATGAGCTCGCGAGTTACGCTTGACATCCTGCTCatcctgctcttgagtgagcaggatgacaAGTGTGCCTCACGAGCCCATGCGCCCGGTGTAGATGTAGCTTATGAGAAAAGACAATGCCgtaaattggcgtctttttttttcgcacggccatcgaccaaaccttattttttgataacaaaatagtgtaataaaccaaacttattatgacatgtatacctctaaactcagtctgaactgagttacaagCATTAGAAGTTGGATGATTTTACATACCAGATTTGCTTTCTGCGCATAAtatgttttgtaagaaattgcaccaaaatagtgacattgcaTGTGTAATGAAACAATAgttaccatccattaaaggctccagccatcagtgtggagcagaatcagcgcaataaaaaaagacgccaccttccatacaaaatttggcattgccatttattgATAAGTAATAGACCATATGAGAAGCAAGCTCGCTGCTCTCGCCACAACAGTCCCTGCCTACACTACAGCCCGCCTTCCGTTTCCAGGCGCGGGAACTTGGTGACTTCGTGCCAGTTCCGTCGGAGGCTCTGCCCGGATCGCGGCTCGTGCGTGACGACGGTTCTGGAGACGACGACGAAGACGGACGCATTCAAGTCCGGGGGCTGGATCTGCCTAGTGACAAGCCTAAACGTGAGTGGTGTTGTAGAACTACAGCTCTTGACGCTAGAAAAGGCGCTCGATATCGATCTATCAATAATTCGATACAGACATCGATATATCGATAATTCAATGTTTGTGACCCAATCGGAGACCTGCGAAACAAGTGGATATGAGATTTTTTTCCTTGTAAATCAAACTAAATTCTCCTTTTGGGACTTCACTTCTGTTGGGATGGAAATGAACATTTAAGCATTACttcaaaaacattatttacatttactgAGAAGAGTAATTGAAGAGTATTGTAAGTTCTGCTTACTTGAGGCAGGTGATTGCTGTAATATAATACTCAGTTCTTTAGACTTTCTTGAACAGTCTAATACACCTCTATTTGAGAGGATTTATAAGTGTTTCTTGCaattaattttacaatatcTGAATGAAATTGTGGATACCCTGGtgttctaaataaattaaattaacactgataaagcctggtccgtgagcacgtagaattttgtccaatgaccccaagctcgcacactcactgcgggtgcacgtcgcacagtcgcgacagcaatatattacgcgcgagcgataaggatgggtagcttggggtcattggacaaaattctacgtgctcgcggaccagactatagtaagttacaaatataaaaaatactatttcagGTGGTACAGCGGCCGCGCCCACCAACGAGGAGCTGGACAGCGAGGCCGAGGAGTGGGAGGAGCAGCAGATGCAGAAGGCCATGCCGGCTATATCGGATATCGCAGGTTCGATGCTTGACCATGGCATTTCAGTTAGTGTTATAATCCaacttttgatgtttgtcaagtACACAAGCTACATAAAATCTTTtctgaaattaattttgaaaattataaataacttgaaaaaatcgaactgcctaaggcgggaaatTGAAAAGTAATTGGGCtacaatagaataaagtaattcGATCAACTACCCGATGAAGACAAACATATTTACCCCTGCCTGATGTCATTGAAAATAAGGTCCTGCCACTCGCTTGCAGTTCAGTGCATTCACTAGGGTGGCACCACTGTACAGTTTAATTAAGCTGTTGATGTAAAAGCATACAGAGGTCGATTACATACTTACTATGttagatgatgatgacattattttttaggcttgatttccttttaggctgacatcggtgaccgacgtcagcggcgcgcacgattacacgctagttctatgtaatcatctgccgctgacgacggcgttgcagtgcggtgcttcatggaacattgtgtttattcgtacgctcgaccgatgttcgcgaccgacgtcagcgtaggaggaaatcaagccttaGAGGTTTTGAGTATAATCCTGTCATCAGttactcgccagtggcgccaacaCGCAAATACTATATCCCAGTTTCCATTGAGTGGACCGTTATTCCAGGAGACACGCTAGCGGAGCTTAACCCGTTCACGCTggcgccgccaccgccgccgccaccgccgccgccaccgcaaGCGCCGCACTTGCGCCCGCTGCGCGCCGCCGCTCCGCCCGCTACCGCGCCGCAACTATTGGCCGCGCTTACAGAAAGGTAGgacgatttttattttatttttcctttttcCAGCCAGTGtcaagttatacagggtgttcatGTGTCACCGGATCAACGAAATACCATACCTATCGATTGAACGAACCTCCGTGTATGTTCAAGGCAATTTTGTTATTACGAAGAGAgagatgtacagtcgcggaatgaaaaggttcgtcaccttagtgtcggttttcgcttgcactaggtactgtaagactcaaacctgccaacaaaatcgtgcaagaaacagtgctgctaacatttaaataaatatgacgtttgctaacgaataaggttttgcttgtttatttttctatcccatcagtgcaatgttacaaaatgtagtttttttaatttaatagataatggtaggttgaaccaacaagaaggttttagtttatccaatcataataatcttcttgacaagttaaatcgtcaaacaactttgatctaaataattttgaactttactggcgaacagttaaagattattttctctaactcgagattattctgtaacatagtttcaaaaggtaaatgtgctcgcgattcgttgaaggaatcaatttgaaaactgacgaaccttttcattccgtgactgtacatcatATCATACCATTCGATTGAACCTGTATGTTAAGTgtatatattataataattttattagagCAATAGGACCAATTACTGTATTGTTCTGCCACAAGAG is from Ostrinia nubilalis chromosome 2, ilOstNubi1.1, whole genome shotgun sequence and encodes:
- the LOC135085146 gene encoding large ribosomal subunit protein uL10 — encoded protein: MGREDKATWKSNYFIRIIQLLDEYPKCFLVGADNVGSTQMQQIRISLRGHSIVLMGKNTMMRKAIKDHLETNPALEKLLPHIKGNVGFVFTRGDLVEVRDKLLENKVRAPARPGAIAPLAVVIPAHNTGLGPEKTSFFQALSIPTKISKGTIEIINDVHILKPGDKVGASEATLLNMLNISPFSYGLVVKQVYDSGTIFAPAILDIKPEDLRAKFMEGVANVAAASLAMGYPTLASAPHSIANGFKNLLALAAVTEVEFKEATTIKEFIKDPSKFAAAAAPVAAAAAAPAAAKQEEKKEEKEESESDDDMGFGLFD